One stretch of Syntrophales bacterium DNA includes these proteins:
- a CDS encoding acetyl-CoA acetyltransferase yields MAEGIKDKVAIIGMGCTRFGERWDAGSEDLMVEAFKETIEDAGIDRKEIQAAWFGSCFDSVNVGLSAAPLSLALKLPFLPVTRVENFCATGSEALRGAAYAVASGAYDICLALGCEKLKDTGYGGLPDMATMMGVKNRLIMPGLTAPGGFAMMATRYFAKYGIDPQEGKKILAKISIKSHKNGAKNPKAHLRREVTEEQVLKAPMIAWPLGLFDCCGVSDGAAAAIVCRADLAKNFRPDPVYIKALQIAISSGEELMYTDWDGTYVKTAVHAAARAYKEAGINNPREEISMMEVHDCFSITELVTYEDLQISPRGKAGNDVRDGFYDLDGKIPCQPDGGLKCFGHPIGASGLRMMYEMYKQLQGKAGERQIKYPRIGLTHNMGGFPAMNLISVCIAGLK; encoded by the coding sequence ATGGCGGAAGGTATAAAAGATAAGGTTGCCATCATTGGTATGGGGTGTACCAGGTTCGGTGAACGCTGGGATGCCGGATCAGAAGACCTGATGGTGGAAGCGTTTAAAGAAACCATCGAAGATGCAGGAATTGACAGGAAGGAAATTCAGGCCGCCTGGTTTGGGTCTTGCTTCGATAGTGTAAATGTGGGACTATCTGCAGCACCTCTGAGTCTGGCCTTGAAGTTACCTTTCCTTCCGGTAACGAGGGTGGAAAATTTCTGTGCCACCGGTTCGGAAGCGCTCCGTGGGGCTGCCTATGCGGTCGCTTCAGGGGCGTACGATATATGCCTGGCATTGGGTTGTGAAAAACTGAAGGATACTGGTTATGGTGGTCTCCCAGATATGGCTACAATGATGGGGGTAAAAAACAGGCTCATTATGCCGGGGTTGACGGCACCGGGTGGATTTGCCATGATGGCGACGAGATACTTTGCCAAGTACGGTATAGATCCTCAGGAAGGCAAAAAGATACTGGCAAAGATATCTATAAAAAGTCATAAAAACGGAGCAAAGAATCCGAAGGCCCACCTGAGAAGGGAGGTCACAGAAGAACAGGTATTGAAGGCCCCAATGATCGCTTGGCCCCTCGGTTTGTTTGACTGCTGCGGGGTAAGTGATGGGGCGGCGGCGGCGATCGTTTGCCGCGCCGATTTGGCCAAGAATTTCAGGCCCGACCCGGTCTATATCAAGGCCCTCCAGATCGCGATAAGTTCCGGAGAGGAATTGATGTACACCGATTGGGACGGCACCTATGTCAAAACAGCGGTCCATGCGGCTGCCAGGGCGTATAAGGAGGCGGGGATAAATAATCCCCGGGAAGAGATCAGCATGATGGAAGTCCATGATTGCTTTTCCATCACTGAGCTTGTGACCTACGAAGACCTGCAGATATCCCCGCGGGGTAAAGCGGGAAATGATGTGAGGGATGGGTTCTACGATCTGGACGGGAAGATCCCCTGTCAGCCTGATGGAGGCTTGAAGTGTTTCGGCCATCCCATCGGGGCCTCCGGTTTGAGGATGATGTATGAGATGTATAAGCAGCTTCAGGGAAAGGCGGGAGAAAGACAGATCAAGTATCCCAGGATCGGGCTTACCCATAATATGGGCGGGTTCCCCGCGATGAACCTGATCAGCGTCTGCATTGCCGGCCTTAAATAA